A DNA window from Mesorhizobium sp. C432A contains the following coding sequences:
- a CDS encoding lysophospholipid acyltransferase family protein, translated as MTKLHLRANTFTLLQTVTSVGLSAAAWVVTGVRPIWNGSQPSERQRIYFANHASHGDFILLSACLSEKVRARTHAIAAAEYWGKSRLRRFIAQDMLSSVLIHRQWTDETQHPISIMLSVLDDGHSLILFPEGTRNTTEADLLPFRSGLYNLSMARPDVELIPCWIENMSRVLPKGQFLPVPLLCRVVFGPPVAIAPGEERRTFLERARQTLLSLNPRPDRDH; from the coding sequence ATGACAAAACTTCACCTGCGCGCCAACACCTTCACCTTGCTGCAGACGGTGACGTCGGTCGGCCTGTCGGCGGCGGCCTGGGTGGTAACCGGCGTCAGACCAATCTGGAACGGCAGCCAGCCGTCGGAGCGGCAGCGCATCTACTTCGCCAACCATGCCAGCCATGGTGATTTCATCCTGCTGTCGGCCTGTCTGAGTGAGAAGGTGCGCGCCCGGACCCATGCGATCGCGGCGGCCGAATATTGGGGCAAGTCGCGGCTGCGCCGCTTCATCGCGCAGGACATGCTGTCGTCCGTGCTCATCCACCGGCAGTGGACCGACGAAACGCAACACCCGATCTCGATCATGCTGTCGGTGCTCGACGACGGCCACTCGCTGATCCTGTTTCCCGAAGGCACTCGCAACACGACGGAGGCGGATCTGCTGCCGTTCCGCTCCGGCCTCTACAATCTGTCGATGGCGCGGCCCGATGTCGAACTCATCCCGTGCTGGATCGAGAACATGTCGCGCGTGCTGCCCAAGGGCCAGTTCCTGCCGGTGCCGCTTCTGTGCCGCGTCGTCTTCGGTCCGCCGGTGGCGATCGCGCCCGGCGAAGAACGCCGCACCTTCCTCGAGCGCGCGCGCCAGACGCTGCTGTCGCTCAACCCGCGTCCCGATCGGGACCACTAG
- a CDS encoding phosphatidate cytidylyltransferase — protein MHETVILLAGLICVLTMASIVAGILSWRAPKPLPSTLVNLNQRINAWWVMVLAITVAFFFGRTGMTILFALISFAALREFVTLTHSRRSDHWVLLGMFGIIIPFQYWLVWTAWYGLFTIFIPVYCFLLMPAVTALNGDTERFLERVSAQQWAVMISVYCVSHVPALLTLNVPGFEGRNLLLIAFLIITVQGSDVLQYIFGKLFGRHLLSPSVSPSKTWEGLGGGLVASSLLGALLSFLTPFSPLAAAGVAFIACLMGFLGGLVASAIKRDQGVKDWGHLIEGHGGMMDRADSLVFAAPVFFHIVRYFWT, from the coding sequence ATGCATGAAACCGTCATCCTGCTGGCCGGCCTGATCTGCGTGCTGACCATGGCGAGCATCGTTGCCGGTATCCTCTCATGGCGGGCGCCGAAGCCGCTGCCCTCGACGCTCGTCAACTTGAACCAGCGCATCAACGCCTGGTGGGTGATGGTGCTGGCGATCACCGTCGCCTTCTTCTTCGGCCGCACCGGCATGACCATCCTGTTTGCGCTGATCTCGTTTGCCGCGCTGCGCGAGTTCGTGACGCTGACGCACAGCCGGCGCAGCGACCACTGGGTGCTGCTCGGCATGTTCGGCATCATCATTCCCTTCCAGTACTGGCTGGTGTGGACCGCCTGGTACGGGCTCTTCACCATTTTCATCCCTGTCTACTGCTTCCTCTTGATGCCGGCGGTCACCGCGCTCAACGGCGACACCGAGCGCTTCCTCGAGCGCGTGTCCGCGCAGCAATGGGCGGTCATGATCTCGGTCTACTGCGTCAGCCATGTGCCGGCGCTGCTGACCCTCAACGTGCCCGGTTTCGAGGGCCGCAACCTCCTGCTCATCGCCTTCCTGATCATCACCGTGCAAGGCAGCGACGTGCTGCAATACATTTTCGGCAAGCTGTTCGGCAGGCATCTTCTGTCGCCCTCCGTCTCGCCCTCGAAGACCTGGGAAGGGCTGGGCGGCGGGCTGGTGGCATCGAGCCTTCTCGGCGCGCTGCTGTCGTTCCTGACGCCGTTCTCGCCGCTGGCGGCGGCAGGCGTCGCCTTCATCGCCTGCCTGATGGGGTTCCTCGGCGGGCTGGTGGCGTCGGCGATCAAGCGCGACCAGGGCGTCAAGGACTGGGGTCACCTGATCGAGGGTCACGGCGGCATGATGGACCGCGCCGACAGCCTGGTCTTCGCCGCACCGGTGTTCTTCCACATCGTCCGCTATTTCTGGACGTGA
- a CDS encoding FGGY-family carbohydrate kinase — MSHFLGIDVGTGSARAGVFDSKGAMLASAKRDIALFIEPGEIAEQSSEDIWRAVCASVREAVTKSGLAGRDIAGIGFDATCSLVVVGKDGAPLPVGHSGDAQRNIIVWMDHRALDQAQRINAGKHAVLDYVGGTISPEMETPKLLWLCENLPATFDAAEHFFDLTDYLTWRSTGSLGRSICTLTCKWTYLGHERRWDEAYFRAIGLGALADEGFARIGTEIVEGGTALAQGLTEAAAADLGLLPGTPVAAGLIDAHAGGVGTVGGQGSVGTLQSRMAYVFGTSACTMASTSEPAFVPGVWGPYFSSMVPGLWLNEGGQSAAGAAIDHLVAFHPATAEASAKAKAEGLGLTAWLGQQAAKQSADLSAVAHLADGLHVVPEFLGNRSPFADPESKALIAGLGMDTSLDSLVALYVAGLLGIGYGVRQILAAMAKKGIAIDTIVVSGGAAQSELVRQLLADTTGLTVAGSTSPEPVLLGSAILAAVAAQKFPDVIAAMTGMSRIGDIYRPAGGDLVPWHDKRFAAFELLQQAGRAIRD, encoded by the coding sequence ATGTCCCACTTCCTCGGCATCGACGTCGGCACTGGCAGTGCCAGGGCGGGGGTGTTCGACAGCAAGGGCGCCATGCTTGCCTCGGCGAAGCGCGACATCGCTCTGTTCATCGAGCCCGGCGAAATCGCCGAACAGTCGAGCGAGGACATCTGGCGTGCGGTTTGCGCCAGCGTGCGCGAGGCGGTGACCAAGTCGGGGCTCGCTGGGCGCGACATTGCCGGCATCGGCTTCGACGCCACCTGTTCGCTGGTCGTGGTCGGCAAGGACGGCGCGCCGTTGCCGGTCGGCCATTCCGGCGATGCCCAGCGCAACATCATCGTCTGGATGGACCATCGTGCGCTCGATCAGGCGCAGCGCATCAATGCCGGCAAGCACGCCGTGCTCGATTATGTCGGCGGCACCATATCGCCGGAGATGGAAACGCCGAAGCTGTTGTGGCTGTGCGAAAACCTGCCCGCCACCTTCGATGCCGCCGAGCATTTCTTCGACCTCACCGACTATCTGACCTGGCGCTCGACCGGCAGCCTGGGGCGTTCGATCTGCACGCTGACCTGCAAATGGACCTATCTCGGCCACGAGCGGCGCTGGGACGAAGCCTATTTCCGCGCCATCGGCCTCGGCGCGCTCGCCGATGAAGGCTTTGCCCGCATCGGCACCGAGATCGTCGAGGGCGGCACCGCGCTTGCCCAAGGCCTGACTGAGGCCGCCGCGGCCGATCTCGGCCTGCTGCCGGGAACGCCGGTTGCGGCCGGCCTGATCGATGCCCATGCCGGGGGAGTCGGCACGGTTGGCGGGCAGGGCTCGGTCGGCACCTTGCAGTCGCGCATGGCCTATGTGTTCGGCACTTCGGCCTGCACCATGGCCAGCACCAGCGAGCCGGCCTTCGTGCCCGGCGTCTGGGGTCCGTATTTTTCCTCGATGGTGCCGGGGCTTTGGCTCAATGAAGGCGGGCAATCGGCGGCGGGTGCTGCAATCGACCACCTCGTCGCTTTCCATCCGGCCACGGCTGAGGCATCCGCAAAAGCCAAGGCGGAAGGTCTCGGCCTGACCGCTTGGCTTGGTCAGCAGGCGGCGAAACAGTCCGCCGACCTGTCCGCAGTAGCGCACCTAGCCGATGGACTGCATGTCGTGCCGGAATTCCTCGGCAACCGCTCGCCCTTCGCCGATCCTGAGTCCAAGGCCCTGATCGCCGGGCTTGGCATGGACACGTCCCTCGACAGTCTGGTCGCGCTCTATGTCGCCGGCCTGCTGGGCATCGGCTACGGCGTTCGCCAGATCCTGGCGGCGATGGCCAAAAAAGGCATTGCCATCGACACTATCGTCGTCAGCGGCGGTGCGGCGCAAAGCGAGCTGGTACGTCAGCTTTTGGCCGACACCACAGGCCTGACCGTCGCCGGTTCGACCTCGCCCGAACCGGTGCTGCTCGGCTCAGCCATATTGGCTGCGGTGGCGGCGCAAAAATTTCCCGATGTGATCGCGGCGATGACCGGCATGTCGCGCATCGGCGACATCTATCGCCCGGCCGGTGGCGACCTCGTGCCCTGGCACGACAAGCGCTTCGCCGCCTTCGAATTGCTGCAGCAGGCAGGCCGGGCCATCCGCGATTGA
- a CDS encoding SDR family oxidoreductase, with protein MAQDLSGKVAAITGAASGIGLECARALIAAGVRVVLVDRAEDALKSVCTELGPDAIPLVIDLMKPASVATMMPQILDKAGPLDIFHANAGAYVGGPVLEGDPDVWDRMLNLNINAVFRSIHAVLPHMVERKTGDIIVTSSIAGLVPVVWEPIYTASKHAVQAFVHTVRRQVAPHGLRVGAVQPGPVVTALISDWPKDKLEDELAKGGLIQPVEVAEAVLFMLTRPRNVTIRDLVILPQSNDL; from the coding sequence ATGGCTCAGGATTTGAGTGGAAAGGTCGCGGCGATCACCGGCGCCGCGTCGGGCATAGGCCTGGAATGCGCGAGAGCGCTGATTGCCGCCGGCGTTCGCGTTGTGCTCGTCGACCGCGCCGAAGACGCGCTGAAAAGCGTCTGCACCGAACTCGGTCCCGACGCGATCCCGCTGGTGATCGATCTGATGAAGCCGGCCAGCGTCGCGACGATGATGCCGCAAATCCTGGACAAGGCCGGCCCGCTCGATATCTTCCACGCCAATGCCGGCGCCTATGTCGGCGGCCCGGTGCTCGAAGGCGACCCCGATGTGTGGGACCGCATGCTGAACCTCAACATCAATGCGGTCTTTCGTTCCATCCACGCCGTGCTGCCGCATATGGTCGAACGCAAGACCGGCGACATCATCGTCACGTCTTCGATCGCCGGACTGGTGCCCGTGGTCTGGGAGCCGATCTACACAGCGTCGAAACACGCCGTGCAGGCCTTCGTCCATACGGTGCGCCGCCAGGTCGCCCCGCACGGCCTGCGCGTCGGCGCGGTGCAGCCGGGGCCGGTGGTGACAGCGCTGATCAGCGACTGGCCGAAGGACAAGCTTGAGGATGAACTGGCCAAGGGCGGCCTGATTCAACCGGTCGAGGTCGCCGAAGCCGTGCTGTTCATGCTGACTAGGCCACGGAACGTCACCATCCGGGACCTGGTGATCCTGCCGCAGAGCAATGATTTGTGA
- a CDS encoding ABC transporter permease, with amino-acid sequence MSAEPKQDTSSSTALDRSDVRVKHQAGVGGAISAFFDRVRSGDLGSLPVIVGLVIIWSVFTALNPVFVSSSNLVNLLFDCSTVGVIALGIVCVLMVGEIDLSVGSISGFASAMVGTLWVNQGWPVALAILAAIAVGGFIGALYALLFNRLGMPSFVSTLAGLLAVLGLQLYILGSTGSINLPYGSNLVNFGQLLVMPDWLSYALAALPGIVMLIAGLRTVSRRRAVNLSAPSVGGLIVRVAALTILLELIVGYLNQARGIPWMFGLFVGLVVAMNYALTRTQWGRSMTAVGGNREAARRAGIKVRSIYLSAFVMCSMFAALGGVLSAARLASASQQAGTGDVNLNAIAAAVIGGTSLFGGRGSAYSALLGIIVIQSIASGLTLLDLSSSLRYMITGAVLAIAVIVDSLARRSRVSHGRA; translated from the coding sequence ATGAGCGCGGAGCCCAAGCAGGACACCTCCTCGTCGACGGCGCTCGACCGCAGCGACGTCCGCGTCAAGCACCAGGCCGGCGTTGGTGGCGCCATCAGCGCCTTCTTCGACCGCGTCCGCTCCGGCGACCTCGGCTCGCTGCCGGTGATTGTCGGACTGGTCATCATCTGGAGCGTGTTCACTGCCCTCAATCCGGTCTTCGTCTCGTCGAGCAATCTGGTCAATCTCCTGTTCGACTGCTCGACCGTCGGCGTCATCGCGCTCGGTATCGTCTGTGTGCTGATGGTCGGTGAGATCGACCTGTCGGTCGGCTCGATCAGCGGCTTTGCTTCGGCCATGGTCGGCACGCTGTGGGTCAACCAGGGCTGGCCGGTGGCGCTCGCCATCCTCGCCGCGATCGCCGTCGGCGGCTTCATCGGCGCGCTCTATGCCTTGCTGTTCAACCGGCTCGGCATGCCGAGTTTCGTCTCGACGCTGGCCGGCTTGCTCGCCGTGCTGGGCCTGCAGCTGTATATTCTGGGCTCCACCGGCTCGATCAATCTGCCCTATGGCTCGAACCTGGTGAATTTCGGCCAGTTGCTGGTCATGCCGGACTGGCTGTCCTATGCACTGGCGGCATTGCCCGGCATTGTCATGCTGATCGCCGGCCTGCGCACCGTCAGCCGCCGCCGGGCCGTCAATTTGTCGGCGCCGTCTGTCGGCGGCCTCATCGTGCGCGTCGCCGCCCTGACCATCCTGCTCGAACTGATCGTCGGCTATCTCAACCAGGCGCGCGGCATACCGTGGATGTTCGGCCTGTTCGTCGGCCTGGTGGTGGCGATGAACTATGCGCTGACCCGCACCCAATGGGGCCGCTCGATGACCGCCGTCGGCGGCAACCGCGAAGCGGCGCGCCGCGCCGGCATCAAGGTGCGCTCGATCTACCTCAGCGCCTTCGTCATGTGCTCGATGTTCGCCGCCCTTGGCGGCGTGCTGTCGGCGGCGCGGCTGGCCTCTGCCAGCCAGCAGGCCGGCACCGGCGACGTCAACCTCAACGCCATTGCGGCGGCGGTCATAGGCGGCACCAGCCTGTTTGGCGGCCGTGGCAGCGCCTATTCCGCGCTGCTCGGCATCATCGTCATCCAGTCGATCGCCAGCGGGCTGACCTTGCTCGATCTGTCATCGTCGCTTCGCTACATGATCACCGGCGCCGTTCTGGCAATTGCGGTCATCGTCGACTCCCTGGCACGCCGCTCGCGGGTTTCCCACGGCCGCGCCTGA
- a CDS encoding ATP-binding cassette domain-containing protein: protein MSDISDGPVSAGELVLSLRGISKNFGAVSALTDIDLDVHAGEVVALVGDNGAGKSTLVKILAGVHQPSSGTINFRGRQVTMPDPSAALTLGIATVFQDLALCENLDVVANIFLGKELNPLRLDEVAMEIRAWTLLNELSARIPSVREAVASLSGGQRQTVAIARSLLLDPKVILLDEPTAALGVAQTAEVLNLIDRVRERGLGVLMISHNMEDVRAVADRIVVLRLGRNNGVFEPDASNQELVSAITGAANNAVSRRAERRKAAEQANNQEQRP, encoded by the coding sequence ATGTCTGACATCTCTGACGGACCGGTTTCGGCAGGCGAGCTGGTGCTCAGCCTGCGCGGCATCTCGAAGAATTTCGGCGCCGTTTCGGCGCTCACCGATATCGATCTCGATGTCCATGCCGGCGAGGTGGTGGCGCTGGTCGGCGACAATGGCGCCGGCAAGTCGACGCTGGTCAAGATTCTGGCCGGCGTCCACCAGCCGAGCTCGGGCACCATCAATTTCCGCGGCAGGCAAGTGACGATGCCCGACCCGAGCGCCGCGCTGACGCTCGGCATCGCCACCGTTTTCCAGGATCTGGCGCTGTGCGAAAACCTGGACGTCGTAGCCAACATCTTTCTCGGCAAGGAGCTCAACCCGCTGCGGCTGGACGAGGTGGCGATGGAAATTCGCGCCTGGACGCTGCTCAACGAATTGTCGGCGCGTATTCCAAGCGTCCGCGAGGCGGTCGCCTCGCTGTCCGGCGGCCAGCGCCAGACGGTGGCGATCGCCCGCTCGCTGCTGCTCGACCCCAAGGTCATCCTGCTCGACGAGCCGACCGCCGCGCTTGGCGTCGCCCAGACGGCGGAAGTGCTGAACCTCATCGACCGGGTGCGCGAACGTGGGCTCGGCGTGCTGATGATCAGTCACAATATGGAGGACGTGCGCGCCGTCGCCGATCGCATCGTGGTGCTCAGGCTCGGCCGCAACAACGGCGTCTTCGAACCCGACGCCTCGAACCAGGAACTGGTCAGCGCCATCACCGGCGCCGCCAACAATGCAGTGTCGCGCCGCGCCGAACGGCGCAAGGCCGCCGAACAAGCGAACAATCAGGAGCAGCGGCCATGA
- a CDS encoding sugar ABC transporter substrate-binding protein, with protein sequence MTRFAWKSTGAIALTLSLLGGTAAFAAPVTDATVAFLMPDQASTRYEQHDYPGFVAEMKKLCPGCKVIYQNADADASRQQQQFNSVISQGAKAIVLDPVDSTAAASLVKLAQSQGVKVIAYDRPIPTAPADFYVSFNNEGIGKAIADSLVEHLKALKVDPASGGLLQINGSPTDAAAGLIKKGIHSSLDNSGYKILAEYDTPEWAPPKAQQWASGQITRFSTQIVGVVAANDGTGGGAIAAFKAAGVDPVPPVTGNDATIAALQLIIAGDQYNTISKPSEIVAAAAANVAVQLLSGETPKAEMTLYDTPSQLFTPAVVTQENLKAEIIDKKINTAEELCVDRYAEGCKKLGITK encoded by the coding sequence ATGACCAGATTTGCCTGGAAATCGACGGGAGCCATCGCGCTCACTCTTTCTCTTCTTGGCGGCACCGCTGCCTTTGCCGCCCCGGTTACCGACGCCACGGTCGCCTTCTTGATGCCCGACCAGGCCTCGACGCGCTACGAGCAGCACGACTATCCCGGCTTCGTCGCCGAGATGAAAAAACTCTGCCCCGGCTGCAAGGTGATCTATCAGAACGCCGATGCCGACGCCTCGCGCCAGCAGCAGCAGTTCAACTCGGTGATCTCGCAAGGCGCCAAGGCGATCGTGCTTGACCCCGTCGACTCGACCGCCGCCGCCTCGCTGGTCAAGCTGGCGCAGAGCCAGGGCGTCAAGGTCATCGCCTATGATCGCCCGATCCCGACCGCACCTGCCGACTTCTACGTCTCGTTCAACAATGAAGGCATCGGCAAGGCCATTGCCGACTCGCTCGTCGAACACCTCAAGGCGCTGAAGGTCGACCCCGCCAGCGGCGGCCTGCTGCAGATCAACGGATCGCCGACCGACGCGGCCGCCGGGCTGATCAAGAAGGGCATCCATTCCAGCCTCGACAACAGCGGCTACAAGATCCTTGCCGAATACGACACGCCGGAATGGGCGCCGCCGAAGGCGCAGCAATGGGCAAGCGGCCAGATCACCCGCTTCTCCACGCAGATCGTCGGCGTCGTTGCGGCCAATGACGGCACCGGTGGTGGCGCCATCGCCGCCTTCAAGGCCGCCGGTGTCGATCCGGTACCGCCGGTGACCGGCAACGACGCGACGATCGCCGCACTGCAGCTGATCATCGCCGGCGATCAGTACAACACCATCTCCAAGCCGAGCGAGATCGTTGCGGCGGCTGCCGCCAACGTCGCCGTCCAGCTTCTGTCGGGCGAGACGCCGAAGGCCGAAATGACCCTCTACGACACCCCATCGCAGCTGTTCACGCCGGCGGTGGTGACGCAGGAAAACCTCAAGGCCGAGATCATCGACAAGAAGATCAACACCGCCGAAGAGCTCTGCGTCGACCGCTATGCCGAAGGCTGCAAGAAGCTCGGCATCACAAAGTGA
- a CDS encoding AraC family transcriptional regulator, producing the protein MNPDLEVVQIRRGESFKAWAHGYPFHTVRWHFHPEYEIHHVVATTGHYFVGDFIGEFEPGNLVLTGPNLPHNWVSDVPAGASVPLRGRVVQFSQEFIADATAALPELAGCENILELSRRGALFSTATAKLAAPVLAELVEAQGVRRIALFMELIDILSRAADVRTLTSASYLPDPSGFMSAGVNKALAFINANLTEPFSESDLAAIAGRSPSAFSRSFRRHTGMALVQYVNRLRINLACQLLMSEADMPITEICYAAGYNNISNFNRQFLTQKGMSPSRFRALLAENVSAEIAA; encoded by the coding sequence ATGAATCCGGACTTGGAAGTCGTCCAGATCAGACGCGGCGAGTCGTTCAAGGCCTGGGCCCACGGCTACCCCTTCCACACGGTGCGCTGGCACTTCCACCCCGAATACGAAATCCATCACGTCGTCGCCACCACGGGCCATTATTTCGTCGGTGACTTCATCGGCGAGTTCGAGCCCGGCAATCTCGTGCTCACCGGCCCGAACCTGCCGCACAACTGGGTCAGCGACGTGCCGGCAGGCGCCAGCGTGCCGCTGCGCGGCCGCGTCGTGCAATTCTCGCAAGAGTTCATCGCAGACGCCACCGCCGCGTTGCCGGAACTTGCCGGTTGTGAAAACATTCTCGAGCTCAGCCGCCGCGGCGCGCTGTTCTCCACCGCTACCGCCAAGCTCGCCGCACCTGTGCTGGCCGAACTGGTCGAGGCGCAAGGCGTTCGCCGCATCGCGCTGTTCATGGAGCTGATCGATATTCTGAGCCGCGCCGCCGATGTACGGACGCTGACCAGCGCCAGCTATCTGCCGGATCCCTCAGGCTTCATGTCGGCCGGCGTCAACAAGGCGCTTGCCTTTATCAACGCCAACCTGACCGAGCCGTTCAGCGAAAGCGATCTGGCGGCGATTGCCGGGCGCAGCCCGAGCGCGTTTTCGCGCAGCTTCCGCCGTCATACCGGCATGGCGCTGGTTCAGTACGTCAACCGGCTGCGCATCAACCTTGCCTGCCAGTTGCTGATGAGCGAGGCCGACATGCCGATCACCGAGATCTGCTACGCCGCCGGCTACAACAACATCTCGAATTTCAACCGCCAGTTCCTGACCCAGAAAGGCATGTCGCCTTCGCGCTTCAGGGCCCTGCTGGCGGAAAACGTCAGCGCGGAGATTGCCGCCTAA
- a CDS encoding maleylacetate reductase: MTRTFTYSGSPAHIVFGNGASSEVGTWIEKLGCKRALVLSTPHRAADGEALAKSLGALAAGIFSGAAMHTPVEVTQTAMAKATEVKADCVVALGGGSTTGLGKAIAWRTDLPQIVIPTTYAGSEVTPILGQTENGEKTTMRDARILPEVVIYDPELTVGLPIAMSVASGLNAMAHAAEALYAQDRNPISTLMAKEGLRAMKAALPVLTKEPGNIDARGDALYGAWLCGTVLGAVGMALHHKICHTLGGSFDMPHAETHAVMLPHTIGFNAVAVPDLLKPVADLFDGSAGSGLHDFAKAVGAPLTLKELGLKQADLDRAAEIATRNPYWNPRPFDRAAIRALLQDAWEGRRPQN, encoded by the coding sequence ATGACAAGGACGTTCACCTACTCCGGCAGCCCTGCGCATATTGTCTTCGGCAATGGCGCGTCGTCCGAGGTGGGCACCTGGATCGAAAAGCTCGGCTGCAAGCGCGCGCTGGTGCTGTCGACGCCGCATCGGGCTGCCGACGGCGAGGCGCTTGCCAAGTCCCTCGGCGCGCTGGCGGCCGGCATCTTTTCGGGCGCCGCCATGCACACGCCGGTCGAGGTAACCCAAACGGCAATGGCCAAGGCAACCGAGGTCAAGGCTGACTGCGTTGTCGCGCTTGGCGGCGGCTCTACCACCGGTCTCGGCAAGGCGATCGCCTGGCGCACCGACCTGCCGCAGATCGTCATCCCGACCACCTATGCCGGCTCGGAGGTGACGCCGATCCTCGGTCAGACCGAGAACGGCGAAAAAACCACAATGCGTGACGCAAGGATCCTGCCGGAAGTGGTGATCTACGATCCAGAGCTGACCGTCGGCCTGCCGATAGCGATGAGCGTCGCGTCAGGACTCAACGCCATGGCGCACGCGGCCGAAGCGCTTTACGCGCAGGATCGCAATCCGATTTCCACCCTGATGGCGAAAGAAGGATTGCGCGCCATGAAGGCGGCGCTGCCGGTGTTGACCAAGGAGCCTGGAAATATCGATGCACGCGGCGATGCGCTTTACGGCGCCTGGCTGTGCGGTACGGTGCTCGGCGCCGTCGGCATGGCGCTGCATCACAAGATCTGTCACACGCTCGGCGGCTCTTTCGACATGCCGCATGCCGAGACGCATGCGGTGATGTTGCCGCACACGATCGGTTTCAACGCCGTCGCGGTGCCCGACTTGTTGAAGCCGGTCGCCGACTTGTTTGACGGCAGCGCCGGTAGCGGTCTCCACGATTTCGCCAAGGCGGTCGGCGCGCCCCTTACATTGAAAGAACTCGGCCTCAAGCAGGCCGATCTCGACCGCGCCGCCGAGATTGCGACCAGGAACCCATACTGGAATCCGCGGCCTTTCGACCGCGCCGCAATCCGCGCCCTGTTGCAGGACGCGTGGGAGGGAAGGCGTCCGCAAAACTGA
- a CDS encoding zinc ABC transporter substrate-binding protein, whose amino-acid sequence MRRIPFLAALLVAVPLLTGTAARAEDKLTIVAAENFYGDLARQIGGSNVTVTSILANPDDDPHLFETSPSTARTIADAKIVIYNGADYDPWMDKLLSASTAKDRTTIVAADLIGKKSGDNPHLWYDPATLPAIAKALSADLAKRDPANAVYYEANLKAFQTSLEAIDKEITDVKNTYAGTEVTATEPVFGYMAEALGLKMLNYDFQVALMNDAEPSATQVAAFENSLKDGSAKILFYNSQVTDEATTRLLDIAKQNKVTVIGVTETEPAGQTIQTWFGGQIDAVQKALAARTQ is encoded by the coding sequence ATGCGTCGCATTCCCTTTCTCGCCGCGCTGCTCGTCGCGGTGCCGCTTTTGACCGGCACGGCTGCCCGCGCCGAAGACAAGCTGACCATCGTGGCGGCCGAGAATTTCTATGGCGACCTTGCCCGCCAGATCGGCGGCAGCAACGTCACCGTCACCAGCATCCTGGCCAATCCCGACGACGATCCGCATCTGTTCGAGACCAGCCCGTCGACGGCGCGCACCATCGCCGATGCCAAGATCGTCATCTATAACGGCGCCGATTACGATCCGTGGATGGACAAGCTGCTGTCGGCCTCGACAGCCAAGGATCGCACGACCATCGTCGCCGCCGACCTGATCGGCAAGAAGTCGGGCGACAACCCGCATCTGTGGTACGACCCGGCGACGCTGCCGGCCATCGCCAAGGCGCTGAGCGCCGACCTTGCCAAGCGCGATCCGGCCAATGCCGTGTATTATGAGGCGAACCTGAAGGCATTCCAGACCTCGCTCGAGGCCATTGACAAGGAAATCACCGACGTCAAGAACACCTATGCCGGCACCGAAGTGACGGCTACCGAGCCGGTCTTCGGCTACATGGCGGAAGCGCTCGGTCTCAAGATGCTGAACTACGATTTCCAGGTGGCCTTGATGAACGATGCGGAGCCGAGCGCCACGCAGGTGGCGGCGTTCGAAAACAGCCTGAAGGACGGCTCGGCCAAGATCCTGTTCTACAATTCGCAGGTGACCGACGAGGCAACGACAAGGCTGCTCGACATCGCCAAGCAGAACAAGGTCACGGTCATCGGCGTCACCGAGACGGAACCGGCGGGTCAGACGATCCAGACTTGGTTCGGCGGCCAGATCGACGCGGTCCAGAAGGCGCTCGCCGCCCGCACACAATGA
- a CDS encoding ATP-binding cassette domain-containing protein, producing the protein MLGANGAGKTTMLRAILGLIKPAGGAISVLGKSPTRGNADIGYMPQARRALGDVGVSGLDFVLSAAGGHRWGWPVASAAEKEAAWKALEEVGAGDLARRPLGELSGGERQRILIAQSLIGNPQLLLLDEPLISLDAGHQRAIIDLVHQIGERLGIAVLFCSHEINPLLRAVDRVLYLGNRKAAIGSVDEVISGPVLSKLYGTHINVVRVAGRIFVMADDVELESGAHVHDL; encoded by the coding sequence CTGCTCGGCGCCAATGGCGCCGGCAAGACGACGATGCTGCGCGCCATTCTCGGCCTGATCAAACCGGCCGGCGGCGCCATTTCGGTCCTTGGCAAATCGCCGACGCGCGGCAACGCCGACATCGGCTATATGCCGCAGGCGCGGCGCGCGCTTGGCGATGTCGGCGTCAGCGGCCTCGACTTCGTGCTGAGTGCCGCCGGCGGGCATCGCTGGGGCTGGCCCGTCGCATCGGCTGCCGAGAAGGAGGCGGCGTGGAAGGCTCTTGAAGAGGTGGGCGCCGGCGACCTTGCGCGGCGGCCGCTGGGCGAGCTTTCCGGTGGCGAGCGCCAGCGCATCCTGATCGCGCAATCCTTGATCGGCAATCCGCAACTGCTTTTGCTCGACGAGCCGCTGATCAGCCTCGATGCAGGCCATCAGCGCGCGATCATCGACCTGGTGCATCAGATCGGCGAACGGCTCGGCATTGCGGTGCTGTTCTGCTCGCACGAGATCAACCCGCTGCTGCGCGCCGTCGACCGCGTGCTCTATCTCGGCAACCGCAAGGCGGCGATCGGCTCCGTCGACGAGGTCATCAGCGGGCCGGTGCTGTCGAAACTCTACGGCACGCATATCAATGTGGTGCGGGTTGCCGGCCGCATCTTCGTCATGGCCGACGATGTCGAACTGGAGAGCGGGGCGCATGTCCACGATCTTTGA